The following proteins are encoded in a genomic region of Hyla sarda isolate aHylSar1 chromosome 3, aHylSar1.hap1, whole genome shotgun sequence:
- the LOC130360903 gene encoding olfactory receptor 2B2-like, protein MNVKNRTIATEFILLGFSTNLSINILLFVLFLANFIVTLGGNILIMWLIVVYSQLHIPMYFFLCILSFLDLCTSTSVVPKLLVDFFSTRRSISLGACALQFYTVLFMSGTESLLLALMAYDRYVAICRPLHYQVRMRWRTCYCLTALVWIVSFMVFIIPALSMPLDLCYPNRINHFMCESLAVMQLACDDIFSNEVVMFMTCLIALFLPFMFIIVSYSCIISSVLKIHSTKRSKAFSTCTSHISVVVLSYGTSMIMYFSPSSQYSTNHGKYLSLFSFIICPSLNPLIYTLNNKDVKESIRKLFIVAK, encoded by the coding sequence ATGAATGTGAAGAACCGGACAATTGCCACCGAATTCATTCTTCTAGGGTTTTCAACCAATCTTAGCATAAATATTCTGCTGTTTGTCCTATTTTTGGCCAACTTTATTGTAACCCTTGGTGGGAACATACTTATCATGTGGCTGATAGTGGTTTATTCCCAGTTACATATCCCTATGTACTTTTTTCTTTGCATTTTATCCTTTCTGGACTTGTGTACCTCAACGTCTGTAGTGCCGAAACTCCTGGTTGACTTCTTCTCTACTCGAAGGTCCATATCACTTGGGGCTTGTGCTCTTCAATTTTACACTGTACTTTTTATGTCGGGAACTGAAAGTCTTCTCCTTGCCCTCATGGCATATGACCGCTATGTTGCCATTTGCCGCCCGCTCCACTATCAGGTCAGGATGAGGTGGAGAACCTGTTATTGTCTAACAGCTTTGGTGTGGATTGTAAGCTTTATGGTCTTCATAATTCCAGCCCTCTCCATGCCATTGGACCTCTGTTACCCCAACCGTATTAACCATTTCATGTGTGAATCTCTCGCCGTCATGCAGTTGGCTTGTGATGATATTTTCTCGAATGAAGTTGTGATGTTTATGACCTGTCTCATTGCTCTTTTTCTCCCTTTCATGTTTATTATTGTGTCTTATTCATGCATTATATCCTCTGTATTAAAGATTCACTCTACTAAACGGTCTAAAGCCTTTTCCACATGCACCTCTCATATCTCAGTGGTGGTTTTATCTTATGGGACGTCAATGATCATGTACTTCAGTCCATCGTCACAATATTCCACGAACCACGGGAAATACTTGTCATTGTTTTCTTTCATTATTTGTCCATCACTAAACCCTCTCATTTACACCTTAAATAATAAAGATGTTAAAGAATCAATTAGAAAATTATTTATTGTTGCCAAGTAG